Within Topomyia yanbarensis strain Yona2022 chromosome 2, ASM3024719v1, whole genome shotgun sequence, the genomic segment CCAAACTACAGCGTTGTAAACGTACGACAATGCTTCAAGTTGGGTCGGCTATGATCACTTGGAATTTAACATACGGCATTAACAGCGACGTCGGCTATGTATGTGGGAAGACTGCGAAGACCACTAACGCATTggtaaggatcatgccgaacatcGGAACTGCAAGATGCAGAACGATACCTCTTTTGGTGGGTGTCTCATCTTacatactgaggtatggcgtaacAGCCTGAGCTGCGGCGCTGATGAAGTTAACTAACACGTTTCGCCTAATTGCTATTTGTGTCGTGGGTGCGTACAGAGATCTCGCTGAGTACATGGAATTCTATCAACCGAGTAATACACGAAATGCCAGGAGAGTCAGAGCGAACTCTTTGGCTAATGGGGCAGCAAGAGtgagacaacgcggagaaaggaacaCTCCGTCGAAGTAGACTAGACCGGACCTACCTCGACACACTTTCGCATCGAACAGCAAGCAGcgagtcgttggggcgccaatGCACCGGATGCtatgctccacccggaatcgctgaactgacctcggcacctactgGTTggtccgttgagtaggctagtttcagcgccggggactagatcgagcagATCGGTACGAAGCGGGGAGCAAAATGGATCACGAAAACAAGCATCGGTATCGGAATAAATCCACCGCCGATGAATTTACAGTTGGGTAAATTCTAATTGTCTGGAAGCTAATTGGCCTACGAAACAGACATCGATACCGACAGAAACGCCGCCGCCGGGGAgttctcagtcggagtagggtagtttcACCGCCGGATGATGTCCGAGTAggtctcgataaagctgggagtaAATGGCTCCAGAATGCGGATATCGATGTCGGAAGAAATTCTTGTGTCAGGGAATTCTCcatcggagtagggtgagttcattGCTGGGGGCTATCCGTGTAAATAGTGATAAGGCTGGAAGATGAATGACTCGCGGAAATAGGAGCTACATGGTTCAGGAAATCAGCAGCTAAACCAATCACTGAGAGAATTAAAGAATTAAATGGCAATGTAATAGATGAAGACGAACAGCAAGGGAAGAGTtcagagctgaatggctcaaagGTTATTTCATATATCAAGTGTGGCTCCGAGATAGCTGCGGAAAACTCGTGAGCAAAAGAAAGAGGTGCAAAGAAACCACAACGAGATTCCGTTTGGATTCCAGGACGGCATAACCGGTAACAAAGGGGCAGATCGATTTCCGAAGGAAGCCAGAACACTGATGGTCATTGATATGCCGAACCCAGCAGAAGATGTTTAAAGAGAAGATCTATATGCGTAACGATGACAGTAGGATAAGCAGTGGTTTTGTTCCCGGGAGAAATAAAACACACAATTGGACGGAGCGAAGCAACGCTGTCGACCAATATGCACTGACACGGGTAAAGATTAGCGACACAAATGAAAAACACCTTTCTGTTgaaaaaagaatcaccagtgaaCTGTGAATGCGGTGGAGTATCATGTACGACACTTGGTCCAAGATTGCAGGAAATACGTTAACGAAAAACAACAAACGTGGTATCAGAACAACTAGTCAGAGAGGTAAACTGAGCAACGAATCAGGAAGCAAAACGAAGATAGAACTTTTTGCGAGAAACTTGAATCGCAACAGAAATTTGAATGCAATGTTAATTTAATACACCCAGGATTTTTTACGCGGggaatacaggccgcgtaaatgaaaaacggcattaatttcaaaatctgcgtaaatgaaaaccgcgtaaatttaggAATCCACGATGATGGAAACCTCGTCAATGGATGGTACCATGGGCAGCATTCCAGAGCTATCAGACGAATAAGTGATTTTTTATATAGCCCAACACCAAAGGAAATTTGTAAATATCAATTTTCATTAGTGTAGGAGGTctatattttttgaaatcagTAGATACTCTAACTGATGTCAAAAGATtcagaataaactggaaaactAAAAAGTATTTCAACAAAAAGTGTAAACGGaaattgcatttgcatttgattATTGCAATCTTCTTCCACTTGTTTATTATTTGATACGGTCGGTTGGATTGTTATGACGTTCATCTCTCCCACTGACAGTATTAAAATGTAAGAAAAAACTAATATTACTATTCAATTGAATGATTGTTTTATTGGCAAGTAAACCCAAATAATTGTTATTCGTAGCAGTCGATACAAGTAAAGTGAAATAATAGCGGATTAAAGAAATGTTTGAATTTATAAATCTACATTTTCTCACTTttcgaaataaatattttattctatCGAAATTCAGAAAAATTTCGATGGTATTGAAGGAACAAATGTATTTTGCGTATGGCGTTGCTCGTGACAATTGATACAATTTTGATATCATCATAGTCAACTTTCAAAATTCCCTGAGGATTCCGGGTTTTTCCAGGTAAAATTAATTTCCCTGAGAATTCCCGGTTTTCCATGTTTTTCCCGGTTTTTCCAGTGAGTAGACACcatgtcgatgttcatgggaagactggttTTAGGCCTAATGGACCGACAACGACCAACCTCTTATTACATGGACCTATCCGTgaccttcgacaaaatcaatcatgatatctCAATAACCAAGCTAGATAAACTCGGTATTCACGGTCAACTGCTttgctggtttcgttcctatctCGATGGAAGCCAGCTCTAAATCAACATTAAGGACTATTTATCTGCACCATTTCTCGCTCAgaccggcatcccacaaggaagtaACCTCGACCCAGTAATGTTTCACCTCgattttaatgacgtcaatatcaaacTGCAAAAGCTCCGCCTCTCCTTCACCGACCATATGAAGATTTTCCTACAGATACGGGATTCAACTGATACCGAATTTCTCAACTAGTGAGCTAGCCAGCTTCATCTGAACAGAATGATTCTAAGGCCGAGCAAATGGTCAATCGACACGTTTGCGCGGAAACGTCATCCGATCCAATCCAATTATCATTTGTTCGATTCGAACATTCCAATACACTCACACGTCAAGGATCTTGCAGTCATCTTGGactcggcactaacgttcaaatcACATACTTCATGCATTGTGGAAAAGGCATCAAGACAGTTTGGGTTCGTATTCCGAATAGGAAAGAACTTCAGGGAAGTATACTGTATTAAATTGCTTTATTGCGCGTTAAGACTCCgcacgggattgacagaatcgaggctgtctgACATCTCcaatggcgaaacagatttcaactgccgagctacgaaaaccgttgccagctaatacacctcgatacactaagcatccggagggaatGCTCTCGGGCCCTGTTCGCCTCGGATTTACTGTCTACCAGAGTGGATGGCGAATACCTTTTAGAACAACAAATAATCAAATAACAATGTTTGCAAGGTCCAGAGTCCATATAAATTCTTGGAGGTAGCACCTAGCCTTCCAGTGGAAGCTTTTCTGGCAGTTATGCAGCGATTCGTCGACCAGAAATGTTTGTAGCTCCAATCGAATAACGTTGCAAATTTTTGCGGAGCTCAGCAAAGCGGTACGAACTCTTCAAGACTCAGCAGATTGCTGTGAAGATCAGTCAATTATGGCTGAGGACAGTCTATGGAGCTTTAAGAATAGGTTGAAGACAGTCTACTCGGAACTGAAGAAGACGCTTTGCGTGAAATCTTGTACGTCCGAGAATCAAGATCACTCAAAGTATAAATATCATTGAAGAAACATTGTACTTGAAATATCGTTGAAGTGAAACGAAAATGGTCAACAGTAGGTGAGCGATCATAATCCAATATGAAACTATTGAGATGTGCAACAAAAAGAGCCTATGAAAAGTATTATGCATGAAAATCTCGTAGTTTAACACcttcttttttcatattttagtgCAACTACTCAACTAGCGACTACTTTCATCTCCCGACACGCAAATGATTAGCATTTGTGACAGAATGACATAAAAGTGCATGTATGTCCGTGTTATGAAAATAGTTTCCCACATTAACCGTAACGAAAACGCACAAGTAGGTAACTGAATAAGTAATGTGGGTAATTTATCACACCTGTCAGCCATGATCAATCGCGAACAGGTTGTCGGTGAAAGCTGCCCCATATCAATCCGCCTACAAAAGGGAGTAAACATAAGAAAATAAAGTACTAATTGTACACCGATAAGAGCTCCCGCTAAGAATGGCAAAATTTACTTACGTCAGATCCAGCATCGATTCGTCCGTGTTTCCCAGAATCGAAAGATCACTGGTGCCCAGAATGTGGCTCAGATCTCCGGCGTGTTTCGGGGTACTACCAGGATGAACAGGAGTATTCAAGCCGCTTCGTTTTCCACTTCCAAATATGGATGTTTGCACCTTCTGGGCGGTGGCGTCGCCAACCACGAGAATTCCCTTCAGTACGGCCAGAACAGGCGCGACACCGATGTTTTTGTGAGCAGCCGCTAGTAAATGACGATCGCAGCTCAGTTTGATGTTATGTACCTGTCCTGTGGTTGTGATCGGATTAGGAGATGTGCTGACGGAATACAGCCCCGGTTGAGGATACTCGATGGTTTTGAACAGTCTCAGTAAAAGATGGCAAGAGAGGCGAGCCCCTGCCTCTATTTCCGGTGTAGTTTCACTGCGTCCCTTACAAGCTTGAACCAAAGCGGGTAGAGCTACGTGAGCAACAAAATTTTCCAACGAGAAACAGTGTCGTGCCACTAGGATACTGGTGAAAACGGAAAGGGCATTGTGGATGTTTGTATTTAAAATGTCCACCTGTGTTATTACATCCAAGTAGTATCCAGCATCTTTACTAGAACCGCACAAAGCAATCAAAACACCCAGCCATTCCGTGCTGAGAGCATTACAACATGCAGTCAATTCGGCACACATGGCCGCAATGTCATTCAGTGTGTCGTTGTCGATGTCTCTCGTAACGGCAATGACAGCGTTGCAAACAAAGCTATACCGGTTGGAAGCGGACTCATTCAACTGCCGCGCCCAAGAAAGTTCGATTTTACCTCCACGTCGCGGATTAGTAATGACATCGACCATAAACTGAGGATTGTATGTGTGCACTGAAGGCGTCGGTTGAAGAGGCGTGTACAGCGCTTGTTTTATTTTTGGATACGCATTGTGGAATGGTTCCTGCTGCGGACGAGTCTTCAGAGACGAACAAGCCGAGTATAGATCGTAGAGGTATGCCAAAATACAACGTTCGGCAGAACTACAATCGCTGGGATTCGTTACATGCTTAACAATTCGGCAGAGTCCCTCGAAGATTGCCGTAGTTTGTTCTGCCGAAAGAAGCAGACAGCAGTGATAGCGTCTAAGCACTCCAACAACATACAAACTGAGTGATGTGGTGTAACTTTTGACCAGCACCGAGTTCTTACTCATTAGCTGTAGTTCTACCTCTGGCAGCTCCTTCAGAATCTGTATGCACGTATCGATCAGACCGTAGATGTTGAAAGcagattccatcaaatcaaaCAGAAAGGCTACGTGTTCCTGCACCGGTAGATAGTTGCTATTACCAAGTGCAAAGCTATTAAGCATTTCTTGTACCTGAACGGCACACTGCCAGGTCACCATATGCTGATCAAAATACGACATTGACTGAGACTTGTTTGAAGTTGCTTCGAAGTTGAATTCATTTCTGGAATGTTTTTTGACTTTTCCTCCCTCAGCGACATCGATGctaaactttttcgaaaatagcTTGCAAATCTCTTTAGTCATCTTTTTGACGGCATGCTTTTTATCATCCCGTTCCTTTCCCACACCATACAGCAAAATGTACCTCTGATTGCAATCATGCTGGGCAATTGGATCGTCCTGGCATAACGGAAAGTGTTCTGTGTAAAGAAAGTGTCTGCTGGAAGATTCTGTTTTATTAGTTGCTGAATCAACCTGCGGAGCAGCATGTTCCGGATCTTTAGGACTATCAGGAGCATCCATTGAATTTTGCTGATCTTCTTTGATGTGCTGCAACAATTTATCCAAATCATCATCCACGTTGGAATCATCCAAATCCTCTAGCTTTGCTTTGAAATCATTCTGAATGACATCCTCTTCGATTCCCTGGTTGATATTTGGTGATGATGATGTTGGCTTGTTCGATATCGGTCCAGTACCTAGACCAGCATTGCAGCTAGAGTGGGAATCTAGCAACGACATCCCAGTCCCCGTCAATAAATCGCCTCTCGAGATCAACGTGCACATATAGGCATCATGCGAGAAAACATCGTGACGGATTAACTCGCTGAACAAATGTACAAGATTCGTAAATTGACTTCTATTCTGTTGAGTACTATGTTCTTCTAAAATCGGAGCATCTTCATCAAGAAACTTCATCAGAATACTTTGAAAAATTGGTAGTCCACCACCAGGACCACCTCCAGAAATTACGGAATCCTTATCATCATTCGAGTTGCCATTGTTTGCGCTTTCATTTTCGTACGTGGTGAAAACTTCGTTTTGTCTTTTATCCAACAACCAAGCTACGGCCATAGCTCGATGTTCACCCCATCGCTGCCAGGAAACGGTCCACTCACATAGTATATTTACAATCGATGCGTCTTGCTCTGCAAACTGAAATAAAAACTATAAATAAAATGTGTGCTAGCGCATCGCATCAACACCACTCACATATTCCGGATGTTTGTTGGAAGCGTCCTTCGCCTCCGGCCCACCATTCGTACCATTTGCAGTAGGTGCTTCTTTCTGCAGCTGCAATGGGGGGAAAATTTTCTGATACAACGTATCTAGTGAATTGTTTGAATCCATTCGATCAAAGCAATGCCCATCGAGAGCGTCCAATACGGCCAGAATCTTCAAACTAGCATTTCCGGTAACCGTTTGCCACTTATCTACACACCAACGCGACTCAGCATGACGAGATCGCAGCTTTATGCTTTCTTCCACTTTCGACAACCTTTTTCGGACTTCTTCGTTTGATTTGGTACACCGCGATGGCATCGGCAGAGCCGATGGAGCAACAGGTAAATGATCTAAAGGACTTCCGGCCAACACAGAGGAGGAGCGTGTTTCTCCAACCCCACACCAAACCAATGCCGTGGGGCATTCGAGTGTAATGACCTGTATTATTGAAGATAGCTGTAGTACCAGGTCGTGATGATGTGAGCAGTTCATATACTCGGAAAATATTGTATCGAATGGATTCACATGAACTGGAGTCGGATCTGGTTTCTGATCGGCATCTTTTGAGGATTTATCGGTCGGTTTTTCCTTTCTTTCAACGCTATCCTGCTTGCTGGAGTTAAGTTCATGGTTGACCAAGCTCAAATTATGGCTATCGGCCATTGTATTAATCAAATGGGCAAGTTTCTTACAAGCTGCGTAGGCCAACCGACGAGAGAAGCGTTCCGACTGTACTATATCCGATAAGTACTGCATTGCCAAGGGAAGATATATTCTTAAAATCCCATCGTCAGATGATGGAGACGATTTCATCTTGTCCAACAAATCAAGCACCCAGTTTAGAAACTCGGCTCTATCAAGCAGGCCTTCCTCGTACATATACTTACACAACTGTGTACAATAATTCCATTGTTTTAAAGCTAATTTTTGCTCCTCTTGAGGTGAAGGAGGTGCCAGATTTTGCCCCTGAGAAACACTTCCTCCAAGACTTGAGCTGGCTGGACTATGAAGACTTCCAGCAGGACTCGATAATGGAGGAGGAATTGTTACCGGATTAGCATTTAAACTGGAATTGGGTGTCATTCCTCCTGCTGGTCCGACATTGCTGGAAGATTTGTCCGAAGATGGACCCTGATGGTAATGCTCCAGAAGTTTGGGAATTAAATCTTTCATAAATTTGATCAAAGTCCCAGTCCACTCTGTCGCCGGGTCCGGCATTTgtcgttttttaatttttgcctcAGAAACGGCCACAGTATACGCAGAACTTAGCTTGATGAACCATGCTGCTCTTTGCATTGTGACCTGATTCTCACACAGCATAGCAAAAATTTCCTCTTTTTTGTTAAAACTAGGAGCTTTCTTAGCCAAGCTACTCAATGGTTTTGTACCTGCCAAATCTTTAAACCACGTATCTAATGTAGCTTTATTCCTTGCCGTCACAGGCCAAAAGTTGTCCTTGGGATTGATTTGCTGTTTCTTCCTTCCGGAATCCGTCAGTGTCATCAGTTCATCCTTTCTCGCCAAAATCGCATTAAAATATGCACCCACTTTGCTGGCAGTCACATTGCAGTTACGGGCCGTGCCAAATTCTTCCGACAGTTTATGCTCCGTGGCAAATCCATGCTTCACATGAGTTGAGGTCAATTCATCTTCTCGTTGTTTTGCCTCTTGTGGGTAGACATCTGGTGGCCCCAGCCGAGGTTTCTTGAGGGGTCTCATGTTCATATTTTCCCACATTGAATGCTACTAGACAAATACAAATTGTTAGTATATTATTAAAATTCGTCATTACAACTTACTGTTCATTTAGTATCCATTAGAGTGCATTCTCTGGTTTAAGAATCAATTTTATCCAAAAGATGCCAGAAGCTGATATCTGACACGcagtaaattttattaatttacttCTTATATCGATACTTTGACCAGATTAAACATACCACAACATTTTCTTGGCAAACTTCTCTATCTTGTTTGTATATTTTGAAGTGGAAATATAACAAAATAACCGTAATATTCTCGAAAAAATCTAATCGA encodes:
- the LOC131686060 gene encoding mediator of RNA polymerase II transcription subunit 12 isoform X2; the protein is MWENMNMRPLKKPRLGPPDVYPQEAKQREDELTSTHVKHGFATEHKLSEEFGTARNCNVTASKVGAYFNAILARKDELMTLTDSGRKKQQINPKDNFWPVTARNKATLDTWFKDLAGTKPLSSLAKKAPSFNKKEEIFAMLCENQVTMQRAAWFIKLSSAYTVAVSEAKIKKRQMPDPATEWTGTLIKFMKDLIPKLLEHYHQGPSSDKSSSNVGPAGGMTPNSSLNANPVTIPPPLSSPAGSLHSPASSSLGGSVSQGQNLAPPSPQEEQKLALKQWNYCTQLCKYMYEEGLLDRAEFLNWVLDLLDKMKSSPSSDDGILRIYLPLAMQYLSDIVQSERFSRRLAYAACKKLAHLINTMADSHNLSLVNHELNSSKQDSVERKEKPTDKSSKDADQKPDPTPVHVNPFDTIFSEYMNCSHHHDLVLQLSSIIQVITLECPTALVWCGVGETRSSSVLAGSPLDHLPVAPSALPMPSRCTKSNEEVRKRLSKVEESIKLRSRHAESRWCVDKWQTVTGNASLKILAVLDALDGHCFDRMDSNNSLDTLYQKIFPPLQLQKEAPTANGTNGGPEAKDASNKHPEYFAEQDASIVNILCEWTVSWQRWGEHRAMAVAWLLDKRQNEVFTTYENESANNGNSNDDKDSVISGGGPGGGLPIFQSILMKFLDEDAPILEEHSTQQNRSQFTNLVHLFSELIRHDVFSHDAYMCTLISRGDLLTGTGMSLLDSHSSCNAGLGTGPISNKPTSSSPNINQGIEEDVIQNDFKAKLEDLDDSNVDDDLDKLLQHIKEDQQNSMDAPDSPKDPEHAAPQVDSATNKTESSSRHFLYTEHFPLCQDDPIAQHDCNQRYILLYGVGKERDDKKHAVKKMTKEICKLFSKKFSIDVAEGGKVKKHSRNEFNFEATSNKSQSMSYFDQHMVTWQCAVQVQEMLNSFALGNSNYLPVQEHVAFLFDLMESAFNIYGLIDTCIQILKELPEVELQLMSKNSVLVKSYTTSLSLYVVGVLRRYHCCLLLSAEQTTAIFEGLCRIVKHVTNPSDCSSAERCILAYLYDLYSACSSLKTRPQQEPFHNAYPKIKQALYTPLQPTPSVHTYNPQFMVDVITNPRRGGKIELSWARQLNESASNRYSFVCNAVIAVTRDIDNDTLNDIAAMCAELTACCNALSTEWLGVLIALCGSSKDAGYYLDVITQVDILNTNIHNALSVFTSILVARHCFSLENFVAHVALPALVQACKGRSETTPEIEAGARLSCHLLLRLFKTIEYPQPGLYSVSTSPNPITTTGQVHNIKLSCDRHLLAAAHKNIGVAPVLAVLKGILVVGDATAQKVQTSIFGSGKRSGLNTPVHPGSTPKHAGDLSHILGTSDLSILGNTDESMLDLTQTNTNQDSTTSLSDFAQHVLRQICSQEWVLERCLQNADELCQQGMLIDNMLTAKQAQRLLHMICYPENESNLIADMDQKAIIVRILENLEQWSLRISWLDLQLMFKQTNCSSPELSNWLDMVARAAIDVFQVHECNSMEHFGGNGKNEKLKPSIWLVAPLVAKLPSAVQGRILKVAGQVLESTNMFSKSKDSGGGNNSSIGSQGGNSNSSISSNGSVMAAKQSAQLNHQPFLGLVLTCLKGQDEQKEGLLQSLYTQLSQFLQNRDLETVGGIEDPLGFEKMLDALQLRYSLVGGLFDAIQKNSTSTSDWAILFAQLISQGVIDLSNNSELFTTTLDMLATLIHSTLVSDSQSERDETKKQYTNLMKKLRKELGERNNSSIKYVRQLLPLAKQTCEVIACEPAGSSTDAKGNKINIDSIEKKHGLRLTDKQRVSVWDLLEGHKNPAPLSWAWFGAVKIERKPLAYEETHRLLKFHTHSLVKPSSYYYEPLPLPPEDLEPLPDKLKDDMKADTPTSDQSPAPTGKKGKSQTRKRKPKGATTPQNQQSVQGIPGQQHLGGQQTMQPGQQQPNQVTGQQQQQQQVTMTPQQTMQQLQNANLGQMTMGGQMGQLNLQHMQQQYQQQNQGQMMVQQMAQQQGIGQQQAMGQNQVGGIGAMMGGPQQQQQPGPNQMGFVGAGSGGGVNAMAAQMAGQGAGAGGNQQWGGYNPMQQQQQQQQQQQMFYNQGMGQPGMNRFDRPQLNTNPKQVLSNMLRARIPMGGANPGAANFIQQPVRSQQPFMRGPSRPGIPNPMVGSGMGAGAGGSLMGQSGGNIIQTNLLNQQNAGLGQGMNANLGNAGMGGNAMMSQAAGNANAGGMGNPGMMGMQNMPQSGNMNPGMVNQGMNPTMGGTGIAGSGMIGQNGGNANSAAMGNPGMMGMQSMQQGGMQTGMFQGQGGPYQSMNQNYPNYGTQGMGQQGGQGMIGNFNQLGQQQRNTQAEYIAQQRALAARGGQYGQHAPNVTMNNMVNQGAVPPYPRQGGKPGATAAQTHQFQQQQRLRQQMMMQQQQQQQQGMAQQGNAQSMVSNQGQGISQQQTPNLVAQLQRQMPNQGSMMGQQYSHQPPPY
- the LOC131686060 gene encoding mediator of RNA polymerase II transcription subunit 12 isoform X1; its protein translation is MWENMNMRPLKKPRLGPPDVYPQEAKQREDELTSTHVKHGFATEHKLSEEFGTARNCNVTASKVGAYFNAILARKDELMTLTDSGRKKQQINPKDNFWPVTARNKATLDTWFKDLAGTKPLSSLAKKAPSFNKKEEIFAMLCENQVTMQRAAWFIKLSSAYTVAVSEAKIKKRQMPDPATEWTGTLIKFMKDLIPKLLEHYHQGPSSDKSSSNVGPAGGMTPNSSLNANPVTIPPPLSSPAGSLHSPASSSLGGSVSQGQNLAPPSPQEEQKLALKQWNYCTQLCKYMYEEGLLDRAEFLNWVLDLLDKMKSSPSSDDGILRIYLPLAMQYLSDIVQSERFSRRLAYAACKKLAHLINTMADSHNLSLVNHELNSSKQDSVERKEKPTDKSSKDADQKPDPTPVHVNPFDTIFSEYMNCSHHHDLVLQLSSIIQVITLECPTALVWCGVGETRSSSVLAGSPLDHLPVAPSALPMPSRCTKSNEEVRKRLSKVEESIKLRSRHAESRWCVDKWQTVTGNASLKILAVLDALDGHCFDRMDSNNSLDTLYQKIFPPLQLQKEAPTANGTNGGPEAKDASNKHPEYFAEQDASIVNILCEWTVSWQRWGEHRAMAVAWLLDKRQNEVFTTYENESANNGNSNDDKDSVISGGGPGGGLPIFQSILMKFLDEDAPILEEHSTQQNRSQFTNLVHLFSELIRHDVFSHDAYMCTLISRGDLLTGTGMSLLDSHSSCNAGLGTGPISNKPTSSSPNINQGIEEDVIQNDFKAKLEDLDDSNVDDDLDKLLQHIKEDQQNSMDAPDSPKDPEHAAPQVDSATNKTESSSRHFLYTEHFPLCQDDPIAQHDCNQRYILLYGVGKERDDKKHAVKKMTKEICKLFSKKFSIDVAEGGKVKKHSRNEFNFEATSNKSQSMSYFDQHMVTWQCAVQVQEMLNSFALGNSNYLPVQEHVAFLFDLMESAFNIYGLIDTCIQILKELPEVELQLMSKNSVLVKSYTTSLSLYVVGVLRRYHCCLLLSAEQTTAIFEGLCRIVKHVTNPSDCSSAERCILAYLYDLYSACSSLKTRPQQEPFHNAYPKIKQALYTPLQPTPSVHTYNPQFMVDVITNPRRGGKIELSWARQLNESASNRYSFVCNAVIAVTRDIDNDTLNDIAAMCAELTACCNALSTEWLGVLIALCGSSKDAGYYLDVITQVDILNTNIHNALSVFTSILVARHCFSLENFVAHVALPALVQACKGRSETTPEIEAGARLSCHLLLRLFKTIEYPQPGLYSVSTSPNPITTTGQVHNIKLSCDRHLLAAAHKNIGVAPVLAVLKGILVVGDATAQKVQTSIFGSGKRSGLNTPVHPGSTPKHAGDLSHILGTSDLSILGNTDESMLDLTRIDMGQLSPTTCSRLIMADRQTNTNQDSTTSLSDFAQHVLRQICSQEWVLERCLQNADELCQQGMLIDNMLTAKQAQRLLHMICYPENESNLIADMDQKAIIVRILENLEQWSLRISWLDLQLMFKQTNCSSPELSNWLDMVARAAIDVFQVHECNSMEHFGGNGKNEKLKPSIWLVAPLVAKLPSAVQGRILKVAGQVLESTNMFSKSKDSGGGNNSSIGSQGGNSNSSISSNGSVMAAKQSAQLNHQPFLGLVLTCLKGQDEQKEGLLQSLYTQLSQFLQNRDLETVGGIEDPLGFEKMLDALQLRYSLVGGLFDAIQKNSTSTSDWAILFAQLISQGVIDLSNNSELFTTTLDMLATLIHSTLVSDSQSERDETKKQYTNLMKKLRKELGERNNSSIKYVRQLLPLAKQTCEVIACEPAGSSTDAKGNKINIDSIEKKHGLRLTDKQRVSVWDLLEGHKNPAPLSWAWFGAVKIERKPLAYEETHRLLKFHTHSLVKPSSYYYEPLPLPPEDLEPLPDKLKDDMKADTPTSDQSPAPTGKKGKSQTRKRKPKGATTPQNQQSVQGIPGQQHLGGQQTMQPGQQQPNQVTGQQQQQQQVTMTPQQTMQQLQNANLGQMTMGGQMGQLNLQHMQQQYQQQNQGQMMVQQMAQQQGIGQQQAMGQNQVGGIGAMMGGPQQQQQPGPNQMGFVGAGSGGGVNAMAAQMAGQGAGAGGNQQWGGYNPMQQQQQQQQQQQMFYNQGMGQPGMNRFDRPQLNTNPKQVLSNMLRARIPMGGANPGAANFIQQPVRSQQPFMRGPSRPGIPNPMVGSGMGAGAGGSLMGQSGGNIIQTNLLNQQNAGLGQGMNANLGNAGMGGNAMMSQAAGNANAGGMGNPGMMGMQNMPQSGNMNPGMVNQGMNPTMGGTGIAGSGMIGQNGGNANSAAMGNPGMMGMQSMQQGGMQTGMFQGQGGPYQSMNQNYPNYGTQGMGQQGGQGMIGNFNQLGQQQRNTQAEYIAQQRALAARGGQYGQHAPNVTMNNMVNQGAVPPYPRQGGKPGATAAQTHQFQQQQRLRQQMMMQQQQQQQQGMAQQGNAQSMVSNQGQGISQQQTPNLVAQLQRQMPNQGSMMGQQYSHQPPPY